A window from Candidatus Bathyarchaeota archaeon encodes these proteins:
- the pyrE gene encoding orotate phosphoribosyltransferase, with the protein MLEKSGKDDVEMEFMKGQLCQILYKIGALKFGTFRLTSGKISPYYIDLRIVPSFSDAFHKICDLYVKLIKDNVGIDNFKRIAGIPIAGLPFASVTAYNLNKSFLYTRPTRRRHGRERRVEGVLMPGDEVLLLDDLVTSGRSLREAASAIRAEGGVVGDAVVLIDREEGGKEVLAKDDIRLYCLLRAGEAASTLHEVGAISDVELDVVLKQRKGG; encoded by the coding sequence TTGTTGGAAAAGAGCGGAAAGGATGATGTAGAGATGGAATTTATGAAAGGGCAGCTTTGCCAAATACTCTATAAGATTGGCGCGTTGAAATTCGGCACTTTCAGGCTCACAAGCGGAAAAATAAGCCCCTACTACATCGACCTCCGGATAGTGCCTAGTTTTTCCGATGCTTTCCACAAAATTTGTGATCTTTACGTTAAACTCATAAAGGATAACGTTGGAATCGACAACTTCAAGCGAATCGCTGGAATTCCCATAGCAGGTTTACCGTTTGCTTCCGTAACTGCGTATAATCTCAACAAGTCCTTTCTCTACACTCGTCCAACCCGGCGAAGGCATGGTAGAGAACGTAGAGTTGAAGGTGTGTTGATGCCGGGCGATGAAGTTCTTTTGTTAGATGATTTGGTTACTTCGGGTAGATCGTTGCGTGAGGCGGCGTCTGCAATTCGGGCGGAGGGTGGGGTAGTCGGTGATGCTGTGGTGTTGATTGATAGGGAAGAGGGGGGGAAGGAAGTGTTGGCGAAGGATGATATTAGGCTTTATTGTTTGTTGAGAGCTGGTGAGGCTGCAAGTACGTTGCATGAGGTGGGGGCTATATCGGATGTGGAGTTGGATGTGGTTTTGAAGCAGAGGAAGGGTGGTTAG
- a CDS encoding MBL fold metallo-hydrolase, which produces MSIESTVPKKNEIAFKWFNDYAGVTVKTPTKTLVVDPVDVNAKNFTTLDAILITHEHYDHLDGPLIRKIQERTQCQILADPTSTKKLSNTIPLEKLQEMTLGTETKIDNVTVRAEMCNHPPATTPITFLITSEDKVRIFHTADSMPFPEMKDIGKNHKPDIVFCTVGIAPGTSPKTGIEIVKLVKPKVAVPYHTASRDDLSRFCGMLAKEALKVKCLVAKRGNVYIVGKERKG; this is translated from the coding sequence ATGTCTATAGAAAGCACGGTTCCAAAAAAGAATGAAATAGCCTTTAAATGGTTTAACGACTATGCTGGTGTCACTGTGAAAACGCCAACGAAAACGCTAGTAGTAGATCCTGTAGATGTAAATGCTAAAAACTTCACAACCTTAGATGCTATACTTATCACACATGAACACTACGACCACCTAGACGGACCCTTAATAAGAAAGATACAGGAACGAACTCAATGCCAGATACTCGCAGACCCCACTTCTACTAAAAAACTTAGCAACACGATTCCCTTAGAAAAACTGCAAGAAATGACTCTTGGAACAGAAACAAAAATTGATAACGTAACAGTAAGAGCGGAAATGTGTAATCACCCGCCTGCAACTACACCAATTACATTTCTCATAACTAGTGAAGACAAAGTTAGAATCTTTCACACGGCTGACAGCATGCCTTTTCCAGAAATGAAAGATATAGGCAAAAACCACAAGCCAGACATTGTTTTTTGCACGGTTGGCATAGCGCCGGGTACGTCGCCCAAGACTGGAATCGAAATTGTAAAGCTCGTTAAACCAAAGGTTGCAGTACCCTATCATACGGCTTCGAGGGATGACTTGAGCAGGTTCTGTGGAATGTTAGCGAAAGAAGCTTTGAAGGTAAAGTGTCTTGTAGCTAAACGAGGTAATGTTTACATTGTTGGAAAAGAGCGGAAAGGATGA
- the larA gene encoding nickel-dependent lactate racemase, with translation MVKRTYAGTPLLRQSSIRLKAIGFNNSFTRSAISMVDVWLPYDKTEICARIPTRSFLGIIKPEEKPGVPDARAEILRALNEPIGSKPLSEIVNSSNKVAIVVDDVTRPAPSHLIVPPLLEELNRLGVKDEDVTIIFGCGTHRAVKPDEARELLGEDVVNRVKTISHDCHAEDHVYMGTTKKYGTKVFVNKIFAEADVRILTGDIEMHYYAGFGGGRKSVLPGVSGTKTIQHNHAMILNPKARTGILEGNPIHEDMVEAARLAKADFILNVVTNSKGEIVQTFAGDLEQAFYKGVKLVEEMCKVSIDRRADIVIVSPGGHPADIDLYQAYKAVDNALDSVKHGGVIVLVAECPESYGNEVFYEWMMKFKDSKSMEKEIKKHFAIGGHKAYYLLKALQKAQIIIVTTMPDYYAVNVFKLRTARALNDALDEALKIVGKKAKVWAIPNGHITFPLVRT, from the coding sequence TTGGTTAAAAGAACTTATGCTGGCACTCCCCTTCTCAGGCAATCTTCGATACGCTTAAAAGCAATAGGGTTCAACAATTCCTTCACTCGGAGTGCCATTTCTATGGTAGACGTCTGGCTTCCATACGACAAAACAGAGATTTGCGCACGCATTCCAACTCGCAGCTTCCTCGGTATCATCAAGCCAGAGGAAAAACCCGGTGTGCCCGATGCAAGAGCTGAGATTTTGCGGGCGTTAAACGAGCCTATTGGTTCTAAACCCTTAAGTGAAATAGTAAATTCGAGCAACAAAGTCGCGATCGTTGTGGACGATGTTACTCGTCCTGCTCCCAGCCATTTAATAGTTCCTCCACTTCTCGAAGAGCTAAACCGACTCGGGGTTAAAGACGAGGATGTTACGATAATCTTCGGTTGCGGCACCCATAGAGCTGTTAAGCCCGACGAGGCTAGAGAACTCTTAGGCGAAGACGTTGTTAACCGCGTTAAAACTATAAGTCATGACTGCCACGCCGAAGACCACGTTTACATGGGAACGACCAAGAAATATGGAACAAAAGTTTTTGTCAACAAGATTTTCGCAGAAGCAGATGTCCGAATTCTGACGGGCGACATCGAAATGCACTATTACGCAGGTTTTGGCGGTGGCAGAAAAAGCGTTTTACCCGGCGTTAGCGGTACCAAAACAATTCAACACAATCACGCCATGATTTTGAATCCCAAAGCCAGAACCGGCATTTTAGAGGGAAATCCTATCCACGAAGACATGGTTGAAGCCGCAAGGCTGGCAAAAGCCGACTTTATTCTAAACGTTGTAACAAACAGTAAAGGCGAAATTGTACAAACTTTTGCTGGTGACTTGGAACAAGCTTTCTATAAGGGTGTGAAGCTGGTTGAGGAGATGTGCAAGGTGTCAATTGACCGCCGTGCAGACATCGTTATAGTAAGTCCTGGGGGGCACCCCGCAGACATTGACCTTTACCAAGCATACAAAGCGGTTGACAACGCCTTGGACAGCGTTAAGCATGGCGGCGTTATTGTTTTGGTGGCTGAGTGCCCAGAAAGCTATGGAAACGAGGTGTTTTATGAGTGGATGATGAAATTCAAAGACTCAAAGTCCATGGAAAAGGAAATTAAGAAACACTTCGCAATTGGTGGACACAAGGCTTACTATTTGTTGAAGGCTTTACAGAAAGCGCAAATTATCATTGTTACCACAATGCCCGATTATTATGCAGTCAACGTGTTCAAGCTTCGAACTGCGAGGGCTTTGAACGATGCTTTGGATGAAGCCCTCAAGATTGTAGGCAAAAAAGCAAAAGTTTGGGCAATCCCCAACGGTCACATAACTTTTCCACTAGTAAGAACTTAG
- a CDS encoding GNAT family N-acetyltransferase — protein MKRVRLKNGRESVVRRFTAKDKEKVVEMFASMSKKALEWAMPPYTKDRLERGWWSRIQHLIALVAEYRNRIVGYAQIFKHPNPRHRGIGELLIYLHQDFHNVGLGTAMNEYLIELAKKERLHRIGLSVVADNKIAIHMYEKLGFKIEGICKDAYFGDDGKYHDMGYMGLILTHQDAIEA, from the coding sequence TTGAAAAGAGTTAGACTCAAGAACGGTAGAGAATCCGTTGTAAGACGGTTTACGGCTAAGGACAAAGAGAAAGTGGTTGAGATGTTTGCCTCCATGTCTAAGAAGGCTCTTGAATGGGCGATGCCACCGTACACAAAAGATCGTTTAGAGAGAGGTTGGTGGTCACGCATACAACATCTTATCGCGCTTGTGGCAGAATACAGAAACCGAATTGTTGGCTACGCTCAAATATTTAAACATCCAAACCCGAGACACAGAGGAATAGGTGAATTGCTCATTTATTTGCACCAAGATTTTCACAATGTTGGGCTTGGAACGGCAATGAACGAATACTTGATCGAACTAGCCAAGAAAGAGAGGCTGCATAGAATTGGCCTCAGCGTTGTGGCAGATAACAAGATTGCCATACACATGTATGAAAAGCTGGGCTTTAAAATTGAAGGCATTTGTAAAGATGCCTATTTTGGTGATGATGGGAAATACCATGACATGGGTTACATGGGATTAATCTTGACGCACCAAGATGCCATAGAAGCTTAA
- a CDS encoding AEC family transporter → MKSMSNIIVQTVIPIFLLIGIGFLSRKIGILKSGDERVLSAYVYYFALPALFFVNMAEIDFTAEILRFMFAGITPILVVLTIYTVLYSVFRFSKDTLYLLILSTIFGSLAFFGIPFITLAFPDREHLATLSAASISVVSVTTSLTILELYKLEKSTRWEGIKHVVRRLSKNPLIISILSGILVSLIRIEFPTPISASLHMLGSTTSTVAIFMLGVFLYGRKYTNITKALKLSLLRIVFLPVVALLTIKLFGLIGIERSVLALMHSMPVAISMIILSERYDFYKETIASLILISSLGAAVYLNLWLLLLD, encoded by the coding sequence ATGAAGTCAATGAGCAACATTATCGTGCAAACAGTAATCCCTATTTTTCTTCTAATCGGGATTGGTTTTCTTTCGAGGAAAATCGGAATTTTGAAATCGGGTGATGAACGGGTGCTCAGTGCCTATGTATATTACTTTGCACTACCTGCCTTATTTTTTGTCAATATGGCTGAAATAGATTTTACTGCAGAAATTCTTAGATTCATGTTCGCAGGAATCACCCCAATCCTTGTGGTGTTGACAATATACACAGTTCTTTACTCCGTATTCAGATTTTCAAAGGATACCCTTTACCTTTTGATTTTGAGCACTATTTTCGGTAGCTTAGCTTTCTTTGGCATACCCTTCATAACGCTTGCTTTCCCCGATAGGGAGCACCTGGCAACATTATCTGCGGCTTCCATTTCTGTAGTGAGCGTCACAACATCTCTAACAATCCTCGAGCTGTATAAGCTGGAGAAATCCACAAGATGGGAAGGAATAAAACACGTCGTCAGAAGACTTTCAAAAAATCCGTTGATCATATCAATTCTATCGGGCATTCTGGTATCTCTTATTAGAATAGAATTCCCTACGCCCATTTCAGCGTCCTTACACATGCTAGGAAGTACGACCTCCACTGTAGCTATTTTTATGCTTGGAGTCTTTCTCTACGGAAGAAAGTACACAAACATAACTAAAGCTTTAAAGTTGAGCCTGCTGAGAATAGTTTTCTTACCAGTAGTGGCTCTTTTAACTATCAAATTATTTGGACTGATAGGCATAGAACGCTCAGTGTTAGCACTTATGCACAGTATGCCAGTCGCCATTTCTATGATCATTCTCAGCGAACGTTATGACTTTTATAAAGAAACAATCGCCTCTCTTATCTTAATTTCCTCGCTTGGAGCCGCGGTGTATCTGAATTTGTGGCTTTTGTTACTGGATTAA